A stretch of Spirosoma oryzicola DNA encodes these proteins:
- a CDS encoding cytochrome ubiquinol oxidase subunit I, giving the protein MDNVELLSRIQFAFTIAFHYIYPPLSIGLGVCLVVMEGLYLKTKNKLYEELTRFWVRIFALIFGIGVATGIVMEFEFGTNWATYSRYVGDIFGSALAAEGIFAFALESAFLGILLFGWNKVSPRVHFMATVLVALGSIFSALWIVVANSWQQTPSGYRIEGQGMKARAIVTDFWAMVFNPSSVERYSHVLIGALLAGSFLVLSVSAWYILKKQHVGHAQAAFKIALWVAAVSALGQLVTGHKSAEVVTKYQPAKLAAMEGHFEKSAPADMYLMGWVNAKEQKTMGLKIPGGLSFLVHQDFNQPIPGLNSIKPENRPTAVNFVFQTYHLMVAIGMTLIALTLFSLYLLYRKKLFETRWLMSVFVFAVLLPQIANQVGWYTAEVGRQPWVVYGLLRTSNALSQAVKAEHVLASLILFTFIYVMLFALFLYLLNKKIQHGPDVDTEQEETSSRMNPVLS; this is encoded by the coding sequence ATGGACAATGTCGAATTACTCTCCCGAATTCAGTTCGCTTTCACCATCGCGTTTCATTACATCTACCCGCCCCTGAGCATTGGTCTGGGCGTTTGTCTGGTGGTGATGGAAGGGCTGTATCTCAAAACAAAAAACAAACTTTACGAAGAGCTGACCCGGTTCTGGGTCCGGATTTTTGCGCTAATCTTCGGGATTGGCGTAGCTACGGGTATCGTCATGGAGTTTGAGTTTGGCACCAACTGGGCTACTTACTCGCGTTACGTGGGCGATATCTTCGGGTCGGCGCTGGCGGCAGAAGGCATTTTCGCGTTCGCCTTGGAGTCAGCTTTTCTCGGTATTCTGCTGTTCGGATGGAACAAGGTCAGCCCACGCGTGCATTTCATGGCGACCGTTCTGGTAGCACTGGGCTCTATTTTTTCGGCGCTCTGGATTGTGGTGGCCAACTCCTGGCAGCAAACGCCATCGGGTTATCGGATCGAAGGACAAGGCATGAAAGCCCGCGCTATCGTTACGGATTTCTGGGCGATGGTTTTCAACCCGTCGTCGGTTGAGCGGTATTCGCACGTACTGATCGGTGCGTTGCTGGCCGGTTCATTTCTGGTGTTGAGCGTGAGCGCGTGGTACATCCTCAAAAAGCAACACGTTGGTCACGCGCAGGCTGCCTTCAAAATTGCGCTTTGGGTAGCGGCTGTTTCGGCCCTGGGTCAGTTGGTTACGGGGCATAAATCCGCCGAAGTCGTCACCAAGTACCAACCCGCGAAACTGGCCGCGATGGAAGGCCACTTCGAGAAATCGGCCCCTGCGGATATGTATTTGATGGGTTGGGTCAATGCGAAAGAGCAAAAGACGATGGGGCTAAAAATTCCGGGTGGCTTATCGTTTCTGGTGCATCAGGATTTCAACCAGCCCATTCCCGGTCTGAACAGCATCAAACCCGAAAATCGCCCGACTGCGGTCAATTTCGTGTTTCAGACGTATCACCTCATGGTCGCCATCGGGATGACGCTTATTGCGCTGACCTTGTTTAGTTTGTACCTGCTTTACCGAAAAAAACTGTTCGAGACGCGCTGGCTGATGAGCGTTTTCGTTTTCGCGGTGCTCTTGCCGCAGATTGCTAATCAGGTGGGTTGGTATACGGCGGAGGTCGGTCGTCAGCCGTGGGTCGTGTACGGGTTGCTCCGCACCTCCAATGCCCTCTCGCAGGCGGTCAAAGCCGAGCACGTACTGGCTTCGCTGATTCTGTTCACGTTTATTTACGTGATGCTGTTTGCCTTGTTTTTGTACCTGCTGAACAAAAAAATTCAGCATGGCCCCGACGTGGATACGGAACAGGAAGAAACGTCGTCGCGCATGAATCCAGTACTCAGCTAA
- the nfi gene encoding deoxyribonuclease V (cleaves DNA at apurinic or apyrimidinic sites), protein MATYQPLHDWNVSPAEAVALQKQLRSQIRIEPLTTPPKTIAGCDISFNKFEETVYAGIVVLDLETLETIEEAGVISTAPFPYIPGLLSFREIPSLLQAWAKLKTEPDVVMFDGHGTAHPRRIGIASHAGLFLNRPTFGCGKSVLVGKYEEPAPERGSWSPMMHYGDVVGAALRTKNKVNPVYVSPGHLIDLETAISLTLACDGGRFHGGRGVGYRIPEPTRRTHNLVNALRKGERPDLTD, encoded by the coding sequence ATGGCCACTTACCAACCCCTCCACGACTGGAACGTTTCACCCGCTGAGGCCGTCGCGCTGCAAAAACAGTTGCGTTCGCAGATTCGGATCGAGCCGCTGACAACTCCGCCAAAGACGATTGCGGGCTGCGATATTTCGTTCAACAAGTTTGAGGAAACGGTTTACGCCGGAATTGTCGTACTAGATCTGGAAACGCTCGAAACCATCGAAGAAGCGGGGGTAATCAGCACGGCTCCGTTTCCGTACATTCCGGGTCTGCTGTCGTTCCGTGAGATTCCGTCGCTGTTGCAGGCGTGGGCCAAACTAAAGACCGAACCCGACGTGGTGATGTTCGACGGTCACGGTACGGCTCATCCGCGCCGGATCGGGATTGCTTCCCACGCTGGTTTATTCCTGAACCGGCCGACGTTTGGCTGCGGCAAATCAGTGCTGGTGGGTAAGTACGAAGAGCCTGCTCCCGAACGCGGTTCCTGGTCGCCGATGATGCATTACGGCGATGTGGTAGGCGCGGCTTTGCGGACCAAAAACAAAGTCAATCCGGTTTACGTCTCTCCCGGTCATTTGATCGATCTGGAAACCGCTATATCACTTACATTAGCCTGCGACGGTGGCCGTTTCCACGGCGGCCGTGGAGTCGGCTACCGGATTCCCGAGCCGACGCGCCGGACGCATAATCTGGTAAACGCCTTACGTAAAGGCGAACGACCTGATCTGACGGATTAA
- a CDS encoding sugar phosphate isomerase/epimerase family protein, giving the protein MAQSVTRRQLLTTLTAAVGASVTPASATTQSAFPQTAPMAGPPPFTPCLNMSTLRGHKLGFVKELETASKAGFRSVEVWIDSLQEYVKSGGTVADARKRLSDLGIRIENAIGFAPWIVDDETVRAKGVEQMKREMELLAQVGCKRVATPSVGAQAPDAPVIDLRKAAERYRAILELGDQTGVVPQLEMWGFSKNLSRLSDVMYVAIESGHPSARLLLDIYHIFKGGSSIDSLPLIGKPGIEVFHVNDYPANMTRQAIVDADRVYPGDGVAPIKETLTKIKDPSKSIILSLEVFNKNYYAQDAMTVAKTSMEKMKKMIAGV; this is encoded by the coding sequence ATGGCCCAATCCGTGACTCGTCGCCAGCTACTGACGACGTTGACTGCTGCCGTTGGCGCATCGGTTACACCTGCTTCGGCAACCACTCAGTCTGCCTTTCCGCAAACGGCTCCAATGGCTGGTCCGCCACCGTTTACGCCTTGCCTGAATATGAGTACCCTGCGGGGGCACAAGTTAGGTTTTGTCAAGGAGCTGGAAACAGCTTCCAAAGCCGGTTTTCGCTCCGTTGAGGTCTGGATCGATAGCTTACAGGAATACGTTAAATCGGGCGGAACCGTAGCCGATGCCCGAAAGCGCCTGTCTGATCTGGGTATTCGCATCGAAAATGCCATTGGCTTCGCGCCCTGGATTGTCGATGACGAAACGGTTCGGGCTAAAGGAGTCGAACAGATGAAGCGCGAGATGGAACTGTTAGCGCAGGTCGGTTGCAAACGCGTAGCTACCCCGTCGGTTGGTGCACAAGCACCCGACGCGCCGGTTATCGATCTGCGTAAAGCCGCCGAACGGTATCGCGCTATCCTGGAACTGGGCGATCAAACGGGCGTAGTACCGCAGCTGGAGATGTGGGGCTTTTCCAAAAATCTGAGCCGTCTGAGCGACGTAATGTACGTAGCCATCGAAAGCGGCCACCCGTCAGCACGGCTTCTACTCGATATTTACCACATCTTCAAAGGCGGTTCCAGCATCGACAGCTTGCCGTTGATCGGTAAACCCGGCATCGAGGTTTTTCACGTCAACGATTACCCGGCCAACATGACCCGGCAGGCTATTGTCGATGCGGATCGGGTGTACCCTGGCGATGGTGTGGCTCCCATCAAGGAAACGTTGACTAAAATCAAAGATCCCAGCAAGTCGATTATTCTATCGCTGGAAGTTTTTAACAAAAACTACTACGCGCAGGACGCTATGACGGTGGCGAAAACGTCGATGGAAAAGATGAAAAAAATGATCGCTGGCGTTTAG
- the cydB gene encoding cytochrome d ubiquinol oxidase subunit II, whose protein sequence is MDTILGIDLPTWWFLLIGALISGYGILDGFDLGAGAVHLFFRKEESRRIALNAIGPVWDGNEVWLVIGAGALFAAFPLVYGTILSVLYLPFILFLVAIIFRAISIEFRGKEDMKWWRKLWDVSFCASSIVISLLLGLILGNLIQGLPLNANHEFVGRLRDFFNPYALLVAVTVLALFMMHGSMYLIMKTEDRIFTRLTIIANNTSKFFILCFVATSMATLIYVPHMTAIFKQHPALFGIAIAAVLIVLNIRRSIEKRQYQRGFISSSITTALLLILFAMGLYPNLVLSNVDPRGHISIYEAASSDASLRTMLLFAVIGMPLVATYTVFMFWTFRGKVKIEDHSY, encoded by the coding sequence ATGGATACCATTCTTGGAATTGATCTACCCACGTGGTGGTTTTTGCTGATTGGCGCGCTGATCAGCGGTTACGGAATTTTAGATGGATTTGATCTGGGTGCGGGCGCGGTGCATTTGTTTTTTCGGAAAGAAGAAAGTCGCCGGATTGCACTCAATGCTATTGGGCCAGTCTGGGACGGGAACGAAGTATGGCTCGTTATCGGGGCGGGGGCTTTGTTTGCGGCTTTTCCGCTGGTGTACGGCACGATCCTGTCGGTCCTGTATTTGCCATTTATTCTGTTTCTGGTCGCCATTATTTTCCGGGCGATCTCGATTGAGTTTCGGGGGAAGGAAGACATGAAGTGGTGGCGAAAACTGTGGGATGTCAGCTTTTGCGCGTCCAGTATCGTTATCTCGTTGCTGCTGGGACTGATTTTAGGGAATCTCATTCAGGGACTACCGCTCAATGCAAATCACGAATTTGTGGGACGGCTGCGCGATTTTTTCAATCCGTACGCGCTGCTGGTTGCCGTTACGGTGCTGGCGCTGTTTATGATGCACGGATCGATGTACCTGATCATGAAGACCGAAGATCGCATTTTTACCCGGCTGACCATTATCGCCAATAATACCAGCAAGTTTTTTATTCTGTGTTTCGTCGCTACGTCGATGGCAACGCTTATTTACGTGCCCCATATGACGGCTATTTTCAAGCAGCATCCGGCTTTGTTCGGTATTGCCATTGCCGCCGTGCTAATCGTTCTAAACATTCGTCGGAGCATTGAAAAACGGCAATATCAACGGGGGTTCATCTCGTCGTCCATCACGACCGCGCTGCTGTTGATTCTATTTGCGATGGGGCTGTACCCAAATCTGGTCTTGTCGAACGTTGATCCCAGAGGCCACATCAGCATCTACGAAGCGGCTTCGTCGGATGCTTCCCTGCGCACGATGCTGTTGTTTGCCGTTATCGGAATGCCGCTGGTGGCTACCTATACGGTGTTTATGTTTTGGACCTTCCGGGGAAAAGTGAAAATTGAAGATCACAGCTACTAA
- a CDS encoding S41 family peptidase, whose protein sequence is MSNLYHLLFFLLSCSLHAQSVRDTLQTTMLQPADMQADFRYFRRLLEETHPGLYRYTPKAIMQAKLDSIDGTLTKPMPFHAFYQTIEALIVDIRCAHTHAFPTKEWRRGFDTWKTFPLFILPIQDRSYVLFNGTANPLIKPGFELLRINGRDMASIQLILYRYHWADGYIQTSKQASMKGALFALFYYWFVEQPDTFQLSFRTLAGDTIQVDVPAQPFHTSLKGYIKNPVNKQMIAWYYQKNQKHPWRLSFPKDVAQTAYLRIDGFSGEGASSNETAVARFRVFMDKTMAKIEKLKARNLIVDIRDNPGGWDSQGIELFTYLMRSNSAAPYYARQHSVTDSSAFIEFSDLSEADRKNIKNELLPEPDGTFTLRQGDSGRGPKRYSPKPNRFRGKVYVLMNGQSASTTSEFLAVAHANKVGVFIGEESGGAYEGGNGGSFITLELPHSKIQVGTPLVYYNMAVGKTGARGRGTLPDYTIPISLKNILEHTDDQLDFVKKLIRTHLSSN, encoded by the coding sequence ATGAGCAACCTCTACCATCTTCTCTTTTTTCTTCTATCCTGCTCCCTACACGCCCAATCGGTTCGTGACACCTTGCAAACCACTATGCTGCAACCCGCCGATATGCAGGCTGACTTTCGGTATTTCCGCCGGTTGCTGGAAGAAACCCATCCCGGTCTGTACCGCTACACGCCCAAAGCAATCATGCAGGCTAAACTGGACAGTATCGACGGTACGTTGACGAAGCCAATGCCGTTCCATGCCTTTTACCAAACCATCGAAGCCCTTATCGTTGACATTCGCTGTGCGCACACCCACGCATTCCCGACTAAAGAATGGCGACGGGGTTTCGACACCTGGAAAACGTTTCCGCTGTTTATCCTGCCCATCCAAGATCGCTCGTACGTGCTATTCAACGGCACCGCCAATCCGCTTATCAAGCCAGGCTTCGAACTACTGCGTATCAACGGGCGGGATATGGCCAGTATTCAGCTGATCCTGTATCGCTACCACTGGGCCGATGGCTACATCCAGACCTCGAAGCAGGCTAGCATGAAAGGCGCACTTTTCGCCTTATTCTACTACTGGTTCGTTGAGCAACCGGATACGTTTCAGCTATCGTTCAGGACGCTGGCGGGTGATACAATTCAGGTCGATGTGCCGGCTCAGCCTTTCCATACGTCGCTAAAGGGGTACATCAAGAATCCCGTCAACAAGCAAATGATCGCGTGGTATTATCAAAAGAACCAGAAGCATCCCTGGCGGCTCTCCTTTCCGAAAGACGTTGCCCAAACGGCCTACCTGCGTATCGACGGCTTCAGTGGCGAAGGGGCTAGCAGCAACGAAACCGCCGTGGCCCGGTTCCGAGTGTTCATGGATAAGACGATGGCGAAGATTGAGAAACTAAAAGCCCGTAACCTGATCGTTGACATCCGGGATAATCCGGGCGGCTGGGATAGCCAGGGCATTGAACTGTTCACGTACCTGATGAGGTCGAATTCTGCGGCTCCATATTATGCCCGGCAACATAGTGTTACGGATAGCTCAGCATTTATCGAGTTTTCGGATTTGTCGGAGGCTGATCGGAAGAACATAAAAAACGAACTACTACCCGAACCGGATGGAACGTTTACGCTCAGACAGGGCGACAGTGGTCGGGGTCCCAAACGGTACTCACCCAAACCAAACCGATTCAGGGGAAAAGTTTATGTACTCATGAATGGCCAGAGTGCGTCGACCACATCTGAGTTTCTAGCCGTTGCGCACGCCAACAAGGTAGGTGTGTTTATCGGTGAAGAATCCGGTGGTGCTTACGAAGGGGGAAATGGCGGAAGCTTTATTACGCTGGAACTGCCTCACTCCAAGATTCAGGTGGGTACGCCCCTCGTCTATTACAACATGGCTGTCGGAAAAACAGGCGCCAGAGGACGCGGAACCCTCCCCGATTATACCATCCCGATCAGTCTAAAAAACATCCTTGAGCACACCGACGACCAACTGGACTTTGTAAAGAAATTGATCAGAACGCACTTAAGCTCAAACTGA
- a CDS encoding winged helix-turn-helix domain-containing protein, protein MNLRINGRIWLETVSADGAERFIGIGRLELLGHIQRTGSINQAAKAMNMSYKRAWEMVHSMNTQAATPLVTTQTGGEKGGGTVVTAEGEKYLAHYRALHERFQKFMADELANLPA, encoded by the coding sequence ATGAACCTTCGCATTAACGGGCGTATCTGGCTTGAAACGGTCTCTGCCGACGGCGCAGAACGGTTTATCGGTATTGGTCGGCTCGAGTTACTCGGTCACATTCAGCGAACTGGCTCGATCAATCAGGCGGCCAAAGCCATGAACATGTCGTACAAGCGGGCGTGGGAAATGGTGCACTCCATGAATACCCAGGCCGCAACCCCACTGGTGACCACACAAACCGGGGGCGAAAAAGGGGGCGGCACCGTCGTAACCGCCGAAGGCGAAAAATACCTCGCCCACTACCGCGCCCTGCACGAGCGATTCCAAAAATTTATGGCCGACGAGCTGGCAAACCTTCCGGCTTAA
- a CDS encoding App1 family protein, whose amino-acid sequence MTTWKDFFTSVSDDTETQFDRLKNRLFGRLDAKKPYKIVYYRGFGSPTAVWLKGRVLRERDLSTPSDNDTFWQNLLATYQRFNSDEVPGVTVRIDAFDQSYTTTTDKEGYFDITINPPDDLPPGRAWFPVRYSLDGVTQPTGEAVEKDGYLMISPLYSQFGVISDIDDTVLVTGATSLLQTARLTFLGNAYTRLPFAGVAAFYRALQSGPVTTLFNPIYFVSSSPWNLYDLLVDFFRIQGVPKGPILLRDLGFNPELLSSQSHHTHKLAMIKKILDVNPQLPFVLIGDSGQQDPEIYAQVVRDNPGRIRAIYIRDVSVDMRDEAVRELIRTTEAYQVPMLLVPDTVEAAEHAASLGLIDPDTIPEIRADRRADEE is encoded by the coding sequence ATGACTACCTGGAAAGATTTTTTTACGAGTGTATCGGATGATACAGAAACCCAGTTCGACCGGCTCAAGAACCGACTCTTCGGACGGTTGGACGCAAAAAAGCCGTACAAAATCGTCTACTACCGAGGCTTTGGCAGCCCAACAGCCGTTTGGCTTAAAGGGCGCGTACTGCGCGAACGGGATCTAAGTACACCAAGCGACAACGATACGTTCTGGCAAAATCTTTTAGCGACCTACCAGCGTTTTAATAGCGATGAAGTGCCCGGCGTAACGGTGCGGATTGACGCCTTCGATCAGTCATACACCACCACTACGGACAAAGAAGGGTATTTCGACATAACGATCAACCCGCCCGATGATTTACCGCCGGGCCGGGCCTGGTTTCCGGTTCGGTATTCGCTGGACGGCGTCACGCAACCGACCGGAGAAGCGGTAGAGAAGGATGGCTACCTGATGATTTCACCGTTGTACAGTCAGTTTGGCGTTATCTCCGACATTGACGACACCGTACTCGTAACGGGGGCAACGAGTCTTTTACAAACGGCCCGGCTGACGTTTCTGGGTAATGCGTATACCCGCCTTCCCTTCGCCGGAGTAGCAGCTTTTTACCGGGCGTTGCAGAGCGGTCCGGTCACGACCTTGTTTAACCCAATTTATTTTGTGTCGAGCAGCCCGTGGAATTTGTACGATCTACTGGTCGATTTCTTCCGCATTCAGGGCGTACCCAAAGGACCAATCCTGCTCCGCGATCTGGGCTTCAACCCCGAGCTGTTGTCGTCTCAATCGCATCACACGCACAAGCTGGCGATGATCAAAAAGATCCTTGATGTCAACCCACAGCTTCCGTTCGTGCTGATTGGCGACAGCGGCCAGCAGGACCCCGAAATCTATGCGCAGGTTGTTCGCGACAATCCGGGGCGGATTCGAGCCATTTATATTCGCGACGTTTCCGTCGATATGCGCGATGAAGCGGTCCGAGAGCTGATCCGAACGACGGAAGCCTATCAGGTGCCGATGCTTCTGGTTCCCGACACGGTCGAAGCCGCCGAACACGCAGCTTCGCTGGGTTTGATCGACCCGGATACCATTCCGGAAATCCGGGCCGACCGACGCGCCGACGAAGAATAG
- a CDS encoding putative toxin-antitoxin system toxin component, PIN family, giving the protein MRIVLDTNCLLAITPKISPFRPIFDAFRSGKFELAVSSEILTEYHEIAGQKMTPQIAENIIELILKQDNTVQTEIFYRWQLITIDPDDNKFVDTAISSGADYIVTNDAHFRALRDIPFPKVAVISIQDFLSLLQTADS; this is encoded by the coding sequence ATGAGAATTGTGCTAGATACCAATTGTTTACTGGCGATTACCCCCAAGATTTCACCTTTCCGACCCATCTTCGACGCATTCAGATCCGGCAAGTTTGAATTGGCAGTTTCCAGCGAAATCTTGACAGAGTATCATGAAATCGCTGGTCAGAAAATGACTCCTCAGATTGCAGAAAACATCATCGAGTTGATTCTGAAACAGGACAATACGGTACAAACAGAAATTTTTTATCGTTGGCAACTAATTACTATTGACCCTGATGATAATAAATTTGTTGACACTGCAATTTCTTCTGGAGCTGACTATATTGTTACCAACGATGCTCATTTCCGTGCGCTTCGGGATATTCCATTTCCCAAAGTAGCCGTCATTTCTATTCAGGATTTTTTATCACTTCTACAGACGGCTGACAGCTAG
- a CDS encoding helix-turn-helix domain-containing protein: protein MTIAPFDLLLLLGTLQGFILATLLWINGKGNRLSNRLLATLIGLLAMMSLAVGVPIPNPWVGLLLDLLPLFVIMPLGPLMYFYSKSMLDPAFQLGRQERRHFYPAVLDLGSPLIIWTFFIGKFLGLVDGKSGPAWGHAMQEYNTYADIPRWISLTVYLVLTGRLLNSYRATRTKQPDEKNLRLLRQFFTAFLIFQVIWFIHLVPYIIPATRGPLLDRVGWYPIYVPIAVLIYWLGLKGYLHARSTTPVVQPPKPAGAELPEAIVKPVVDALLNAMSAKQLFLDPELTVEKLGQHTQLSPKLISAVLNQHVRKNFNGFVNEYRVDAVKQRLTDPAYGNLTLTGIAFDCGFNSQATFQRTFKQLTGVSPGEYQAQQKKNTAQIRI from the coding sequence ATGACCATCGCTCCCTTCGACCTGCTTCTGCTGCTGGGTACGTTGCAAGGATTCATTCTGGCTACGCTGCTGTGGATCAATGGTAAAGGGAACCGATTATCGAACCGACTCTTGGCTACGCTTATTGGGTTGCTGGCCATGATGAGTCTGGCCGTGGGCGTTCCCATACCGAACCCGTGGGTAGGGCTTCTACTGGATTTGCTGCCACTCTTCGTCATCATGCCGCTCGGCCCCCTGATGTACTTCTACAGCAAATCTATGCTGGATCCAGCGTTTCAACTAGGGCGGCAAGAACGACGTCATTTTTACCCGGCAGTGCTGGATCTGGGGTCTCCACTAATCATCTGGACATTTTTCATCGGAAAGTTTCTGGGATTGGTTGACGGAAAAAGCGGTCCTGCTTGGGGGCACGCCATGCAGGAGTACAACACCTACGCCGACATTCCGCGCTGGATTTCGCTGACGGTTTATCTCGTATTGACGGGTCGCTTGCTCAACAGTTATCGAGCCACCCGGACCAAACAGCCGGACGAAAAAAACCTTCGCTTGCTCCGACAATTTTTCACCGCATTTCTGATTTTTCAGGTTATCTGGTTTATCCACTTGGTGCCGTACATCATCCCGGCTACCCGTGGGCCGCTACTGGATCGCGTTGGCTGGTATCCGATCTACGTTCCTATTGCCGTGCTAATTTATTGGCTGGGATTGAAAGGTTATCTGCACGCCCGGTCAACAACCCCTGTCGTCCAGCCCCCCAAACCTGCGGGTGCCGAACTACCCGAAGCAATCGTGAAGCCGGTTGTCGATGCGCTCTTGAACGCTATGTCGGCGAAGCAGTTGTTTTTAGATCCTGAACTGACGGTTGAAAAACTAGGTCAGCATACGCAACTAAGTCCTAAACTGATCTCCGCCGTTCTGAACCAGCACGTACGCAAAAACTTCAATGGCTTCGTCAACGAATACCGCGTTGATGCGGTGAAGCAGCGGCTAACTGACCCTGCTTACGGGAACCTGACTCTAACAGGCATTGCCTTCGACTGTGGCTTCAACTCACAGGCCACTTTTCAACGAACATTCAAGCAGCTGACGGGCGTGTCGCCGGGCGAATACCAGGCGCAACAAAAGAAAAACACTGCTCAAATCCGGATTTGA